One Desulfobacterales bacterium DNA segment encodes these proteins:
- a CDS encoding HDIG domain-containing protein, with protein MNIAKKKESVKIFLGNSDFLIFSIFLLVTLIFVSFLYPDLIIKRDNYIEGDVATKDIKASQEILVHDKEATEEKSKQAIDTVLTVYDFDDSMSKTVISRINLAFDEIRGVIRVEKLKIKKDVASDTNTSTDSDISISTSDSISPEVEIKINTYLDIIWQLKDKFEEILGISINSSEYKILIQEEFTNQISDIIVKVLQQVFESGVVANKEILLREYERGIILRSMGSKSEKIIKNVKMLYGLDEAKERIRTIAQSLISEMKKNNGELVIEFAQKLIQPNITINRHETQERKKRAAESIKPILYKIKSGEMILREGERVTKVHTLKLSALNQQTKKEHIITTSSGTGMFLLFMFVIYYSLYIKGKPIKNQTKHLVFIATIISIIFLLTIFSASFSKALAPNLPFLISESSMFLGIPVASGSMIICLFLGLDAAIPFAVVMSVCVTFIFEKNNFIFLIYFLLSSSMAAYWIRCCRERKVFIKAGVKLAILNASLSISISLYSGNLFDIDFVWNLFFSFMGGIVSGVITSGLTPLMEIAFGYTTDIKLLELANLDQPLLKRLMIETPGTYHHSVIVGTMVEAASSDIGANPVLGRVCGYYHDIGKLSKPLYFIENQTDCKNKHDKLAPSMSSLIIINHVKYGVEIAKKDKLGKPILDAIQQHHGTSLVKYFYEKAKDLKGEDNVNNDDFRYPGPKPQTKEAGLVMLADVVEAASRTLENPTPSKIQGLVNKLINNIFSEGQLDNCELTLRDLHKIAKSFNKILSGIYHHRIEYSEKTADGKKKNESTDPQQPKQKKDTNTEAKKKSSDSLKRLGM; from the coding sequence ATGAATATTGCAAAAAAAAAAGAATCGGTAAAAATTTTTCTTGGGAACAGCGATTTTTTAATTTTTAGTATTTTTTTATTAGTTACACTTATATTTGTAAGTTTTCTATACCCTGATTTAATAATTAAACGCGATAATTACATAGAAGGAGACGTAGCTACAAAGGATATAAAAGCTTCTCAAGAAATACTAGTTCACGATAAAGAAGCGACTGAAGAAAAGAGTAAACAGGCTATAGATACGGTTCTTACTGTATATGACTTCGACGATTCAATGTCAAAAACAGTCATCAGTAGAATTAATTTAGCCTTTGATGAAATCCGTGGAGTAATACGGGTTGAAAAATTAAAAATAAAAAAAGATGTTGCTTCAGACACAAATACAAGCACAGATAGTGATATCTCTATTTCTACTTCAGACTCAATATCTCCTGAAGTAGAAATAAAAATAAATACTTACTTGGACATAATATGGCAATTGAAAGATAAATTCGAGGAAATACTTGGAATATCTATAAACAGCAGTGAATATAAAATTCTTATTCAAGAAGAGTTTACAAATCAAATTTCAGATATCATTGTAAAAGTTCTTCAACAAGTTTTTGAATCCGGCGTTGTAGCGAACAAAGAAATACTCCTTAGAGAATATGAGCGTGGTATAATTTTAAGGAGTATGGGATCAAAATCAGAAAAAATTATAAAAAATGTAAAAATGCTTTATGGATTAGATGAAGCTAAAGAAAGAATACGAACTATCGCTCAATCCCTTATAAGTGAAATGAAAAAAAATAATGGGGAATTAGTAATAGAATTTGCTCAAAAACTTATTCAACCTAATATTACAATCAATCGGCATGAAACTCAGGAAAGAAAAAAAAGAGCTGCCGAATCAATAAAGCCTATTTTATATAAAATCAAATCTGGAGAAATGATTTTAAGAGAAGGCGAAAGAGTTACAAAAGTTCATACTTTAAAACTTAGCGCCTTAAATCAGCAAACTAAAAAAGAACATATAATAACTACAAGTTCTGGAACAGGAATGTTCCTATTATTTATGTTCGTAATATATTATTCACTTTATATTAAAGGCAAACCTATAAAAAATCAGACTAAACATCTTGTTTTTATAGCGACTATTATTAGTATAATTTTTTTATTAACAATATTTTCGGCATCATTTTCAAAAGCTCTTGCTCCTAATCTTCCGTTTTTAATATCTGAATCATCTATGTTTTTAGGGATTCCAGTAGCATCTGGCAGCATGATTATATGTTTATTCCTCGGCCTTGATGCTGCGATACCTTTTGCAGTTGTAATGTCAGTCTGTGTAACTTTTATATTTGAAAAAAATAATTTTATATTTTTAATATATTTTTTATTAAGCAGTTCAATGGCCGCTTACTGGATTAGATGCTGCAGGGAACGAAAAGTCTTTATAAAAGCTGGAGTTAAGTTAGCAATCCTAAATGCCTCTCTTTCAATAAGCATAAGCTTATATAGTGGGAATTTATTTGATATTGATTTTGTATGGAATTTATTTTTTTCCTTTATGGGAGGAATTGTATCTGGGGTTATTACATCAGGTCTAACTCCTTTGATGGAGATAGCTTTTGGCTATACAACAGATATAAAACTTTTAGAACTCGCAAATCTTGATCAACCTCTTTTAAAAAGACTTATGATAGAAACTCCAGGTACGTATCATCATTCAGTAATAGTAGGCACAATGGTTGAAGCCGCCTCGTCTGACATTGGAGCTAACCCTGTTCTTGGAAGAGTATGCGGCTATTATCATGATATTGGGAAATTAAGCAAACCTTTATATTTTATTGAAAATCAAACAGACTGCAAGAATAAACACGACAAATTGGCACCATCGATGTCAAGCTTAATCATAATAAATCATGTCAAATATGGAGTAGAAATCGCTAAAAAGGATAAATTAGGGAAACCTATACTTGATGCAATTCAACAACATCACGGAACGAGTTTGGTAAAATATTTTTATGAAAAAGCTAAAGATCTCAAAGGAGAAGACAATGTTAATAATGACGATTTCAGATATCCCGGTCCAAAGCCTCAAACAAAGGAAGCTGGTTTAGTTATGCTCGCCGATGTTGTTGAAGCGGCGTCAAGAACTTTAGAAAACCCTACTCCTTCTAAAATACAGGGACTTGTTAATAAACTAATTAATAATATATTTTCAGAGGGACAACTTGATAATTGTGAATTAACTTTAAGAGACCTTCATAAAATTGCAAAAAGTTTTAATAAAATATTAAGCGGTATATATCATCATAGAATTGAATATTCAGAAAAAACTGCGGATGGAAAGAAAAAAAATGAAAGTACTGATCCGCAACAACCAAAACAAAAAAAAGATACCAATACAGAGGCTAAAAAGAAAAGCTCAGATTCTCTTAAACGCCTTGGAATGTAA
- a CDS encoding Rpn family recombination-promoting nuclease/putative transposase, with amino-acid sequence MKFVDPKSNIAFKKIFGNENKKEILISFLNAVLMLESEKAIKDVTILDPYQAPKIKDLKETILDVRAKDGRGVTFIVEMQVEKEDYFPKRALYYTSKAYVSQIEKAVDYPQLNQIFFIGILNFKIFETKDYISSHLILDSKTYKQEIKDFEFNFIELTKFKKKLDELETVIDKWIYFFKHTEDLKVVPVELSSVKEIAEAFEIAEQHNWTQEELDIYEYWQMQEAIHINILESGIKKAKIEGKEEGLKEGKEKGREEGLKEGEIKAKKETAKKFLSLGVDVATVIKATGLDEKTINDLIFSLK; translated from the coding sequence ATGAAATTTGTAGACCCAAAAAGCAATATAGCGTTTAAAAAAATATTTGGGAATGAGAATAAAAAAGAGATATTAATAAGCTTTTTAAATGCGGTTTTGATGCTGGAAAGCGAAAAAGCAATAAAAGATGTAACTATATTAGATCCGTATCAGGCTCCTAAAATAAAGGATTTAAAAGAAACAATACTTGATGTTAGAGCCAAAGATGGCAGAGGCGTAACATTTATTGTAGAAATGCAGGTAGAAAAAGAGGATTATTTCCCTAAAAGGGCGTTGTATTACACAAGTAAAGCTTATGTTTCTCAAATAGAAAAAGCTGTAGATTACCCGCAATTAAATCAGATTTTTTTTATAGGTATTCTTAATTTTAAAATATTTGAAACTAAAGATTATATATCAAGTCATTTAATTTTAGATTCAAAAACCTATAAGCAGGAAATAAAGGATTTTGAATTTAATTTTATAGAACTGACAAAATTCAAAAAAAAGTTAGATGAATTAGAAACAGTTATAGATAAATGGATTTACTTTTTTAAACATACAGAAGACTTAAAGGTAGTTCCGGTAGAATTATCAAGCGTGAAGGAAATAGCGGAGGCATTTGAAATAGCGGAACAGCATAACTGGACTCAGGAAGAATTAGATATTTATGAATATTGGCAGATGCAGGAAGCTATTCATATTAATATTTTGGAATCGGGTATAAAAAAAGCTAAGATAGAAGGAAAAGAAGAAGGATTAAAAGAAGGAAAAGAGAAAGGAAGAGAAGAAGGTCTTAAAGAAGGTGAAATCAAAGCTAAAAAAGAAACAGCAAAAAAATTTTTATCTTTAGGTGTTGATGTTGCAACAGTCATTAAAGCTACAGGACTGGATGAAAAGACTATCAATGACCTTATTTTTTCATTGAAATGA
- the ybeY gene encoding rRNA maturation RNase YbeY: MKVLLSNNQNKKKIPIQRLKRKAQIILSALECNNSELSIVFVDDEEIQNLNEKYLNRNRPTNVISFPMQEGEFSGVNPDILGDVVISVDTAEKEANEIDVSLEDRLTELLLHGILHLVGYDHENNDEKEAYEMELKNNEIMSIINSQIL; this comes from the coding sequence ATGAAAGTATTGCTCAGCAACAACCAAAACAAAAAAAAGATACCAATACAGAGGCTAAAAAGAAAAGCTCAGATCATCTTAAGCGCCTTAGAATGCAATAACTCCGAACTGTCTATAGTGTTTGTAGACGATGAAGAAATACAAAATCTGAATGAAAAATATCTGAATAGAAATAGACCTACAAATGTAATATCCTTTCCAATGCAAGAAGGAGAATTTTCAGGTGTAAATCCTGATATTTTAGGAGATGTTGTAATATCTGTAGATACTGCAGAAAAAGAAGCTAATGAAATTGACGTTAGTCTTGAAGATAGGCTTACTGAATTGCTTTTGCATGGAATATTGCACCTTGTAGGCTATGACCACGAAAATAATGACGAAAAAGAAGCTTATGAAATGGAACTAAAAAATAACGAAATAATGAGTATTATTAATTCTCAAATTTTATAA
- a CDS encoding pyridoxine 5'-phosphate synthase: MAGLAVNVDHIATLREARKTSYPDPISAAILAELAGAHGIVVHLREDRRHIKERDVSILRKVVQTKLILEMASNPEMVEVALEIKPDVVTLVPEKREELTTEGGLDLIIHKNEIAESVETLQKNGIPVSLFIDPDLDQIKIAHQINASMIEIHTGKFCDASTIAEKSDSFARIVDSIKLANKLKLGVNAGHGICYKTIKAFKGLKEIDEFSIGHSIISRAVLVGMEKAVKEMLDLIENL; this comes from the coding sequence ATGGCTGGACTTGCTGTAAATGTTGACCACATCGCAACTCTTAGAGAGGCTAGAAAAACAAGTTATCCTGATCCTATATCTGCGGCTATATTAGCTGAACTTGCCGGAGCTCATGGCATTGTTGTTCATTTAAGGGAAGATAGAAGGCATATAAAAGAAAGAGATGTAAGTATCTTAAGAAAAGTGGTTCAAACAAAACTTATCCTTGAAATGGCTTCAAATCCAGAAATGGTTGAAGTTGCTCTTGAAATTAAGCCAGATGTTGTAACTCTTGTTCCTGAAAAACGAGAAGAGCTTACTACAGAAGGAGGTCTTGATTTAATTATTCATAAAAATGAGATAGCTGAAAGTGTAGAAACATTACAGAAAAATGGAATCCCAGTATCTTTATTTATTGATCCTGACCTTGATCAAATCAAAATAGCCCATCAAATAAATGCATCTATGATAGAAATCCACACAGGCAAATTTTGTGATGCCAGTACAATTGCTGAAAAAAGCGATAGCTTTGCAAGGATAGTTGATTCAATAAAATTAGCCAATAAATTAAAATTAGGCGTAAATGCCGGACATGGTATCTGTTATAAAACAATAAAAGCATTTAAAGGTTTGAAGGAAATTGATGAGTTTAGTATTGGACACAGTATAATATCAAGAGCAGTCCTTGTCGGTATGGAAAAAGCTGTAAAAGAAATGCTGGATCTCATTGAGAATCTTTAA
- a CDS encoding NAD(P)H-hydrate dehydratase, producing MYLVTAAEMQKMDKMTIESFGLPGIVLMENAGRGAVQFFFKIFSEDLKKKNQKIGIICGRGNNGGDGFVIARYLSQKDIDVTVFLLGTFDLIKGDAATNLKLLFPLNIKIVEMPDHETFFEYKTLIAEQNILVDAIFGTGLKSEVKGYFKEIIDFINQLEKPVFAVDIPSGLNSDSGEICGTCVKALATATFGFHKIGHIILNGQEYTGILELIDIGIPNYIVKSVNPQHILLTNDLVKSYFKKRPNDSHKGMNGHVFVIGGAPGKTGAPAMASMAALRAGAGLVTLGIAKSLNPILESIMLEAMTAPLQDENGIIGLSAFEEIIELIQEKTCIALGPGIGINSTTKELIFSIIQKSNIPIVIDADAINCLAQNVNILKAASAPIILTPHPGEMARLLGQTTKDVQKNRIALARDFAVNYKVYLVLKGAQTIIVNPDGYVYINSAGNPGMASGGMGDVLTGVIAAFIAQGYSIERAVQMGVYIHSAAADRLYEKLYGFLASDVMDEIPVTIKQVLTL from the coding sequence ATGTATCTTGTAACTGCTGCAGAAATGCAAAAAATGGATAAAATGACAATCGAGTCATTCGGGCTTCCAGGAATAGTTTTAATGGAAAATGCCGGAAGAGGCGCAGTTCAATTTTTTTTTAAAATTTTTTCAGAAGATTTAAAGAAAAAGAATCAAAAAATCGGAATTATTTGCGGCAGAGGCAACAACGGAGGAGATGGTTTTGTAATTGCACGGTATCTTTCCCAAAAAGATATAGATGTTACTGTATTTTTACTTGGCACATTTGATCTTATAAAAGGTGATGCCGCTACAAATTTGAAATTGTTATTTCCTTTAAATATTAAAATTGTTGAAATGCCTGATCATGAAACTTTTTTTGAATATAAAACACTAATAGCTGAACAAAATATTTTAGTTGATGCCATTTTTGGAACCGGCCTTAAATCAGAAGTAAAAGGGTATTTCAAAGAAATTATAGATTTTATAAACCAATTAGAAAAACCTGTATTTGCTGTTGATATACCATCCGGTCTAAATTCAGATTCCGGCGAAATTTGCGGCACATGTGTAAAAGCTTTAGCTACTGCAACCTTTGGTTTTCATAAAATTGGTCATATCATTCTTAATGGACAAGAATATACAGGCATTCTTGAGCTTATAGATATAGGCATTCCTAATTACATTGTTAAATCAGTTAATCCTCAGCATATTTTATTAACTAACGATTTAGTGAAATCTTATTTTAAAAAAAGGCCGAATGATTCCCATAAAGGCATGAATGGACATGTGTTTGTAATTGGAGGCGCTCCTGGTAAAACTGGAGCGCCTGCAATGGCATCTATGGCGGCATTAAGAGCTGGCGCTGGTCTTGTTACGCTTGGAATAGCCAAATCTTTAAATCCTATTTTGGAATCAATTATGCTCGAAGCAATGACAGCTCCCCTTCAAGATGAAAATGGAATTATAGGCTTATCCGCATTTGAAGAAATAATAGAACTAATTCAGGAAAAAACTTGTATAGCTCTTGGACCTGGAATTGGTATTAACAGCACAACAAAAGAACTTATATTTTCTATAATACAAAAATCTAATATTCCAATTGTAATTGATGCTGATGCAATTAACTGCTTAGCGCAAAATGTTAATATACTTAAGGCGGCTTCAGCTCCTATTATTTTAACACCTCATCCAGGTGAAATGGCAAGACTTCTTGGACAAACTACAAAAGATGTTCAAAAAAATAGAATCGCCTTAGCTCGAGATTTTGCTGTAAATTATAAAGTATATCTGGTTCTTAAAGGCGCTCAGACAATTATTGTTAATCCTGATGGCTATGTATATATTAATTCCGCAGGCAATCCTGGTATGGCTTCTGGAGGCATGGGAGATGTTTTAACTGGTGTGATTGCGGCATTTATTGCGCAAGGATATTCAATAGAAAGAGCTGTTCAAATGGGTGTTTATATACATAGCGCTGCTGCTGACAGGCTTTATGAAAAATTATATGGATTTCTTGCATCTGATGTTATGGATGAAATACCTGTAACAATTAAACAAGTTTTGACTTTATAA
- the tsaE gene encoding tRNA (adenosine(37)-N6)-threonylcarbamoyltransferase complex ATPase subunit type 1 TsaE produces MKYEVITKSSNETRLLGEEIGKSLEKGNIIAIYGELGSGKTVLVQGIAKGLKISEQYYVTSPTYTIINEYSGICSLFHIDLYRINDIEELEDIGFREIIKGEGIVAIEWPERIPNDYLKWDMVIVIDVIDEETRKINVTIHKP; encoded by the coding sequence ATGAAATATGAGGTTATCACTAAAAGCTCTAATGAAACCAGACTATTAGGCGAAGAAATTGGAAAATCACTTGAAAAAGGTAATATTATTGCTATATATGGTGAGCTTGGAAGTGGCAAAACAGTTTTGGTTCAGGGCATTGCTAAAGGACTAAAAATATCAGAACAATATTATGTTACAAGTCCAACATATACTATAATTAATGAATATTCTGGTATTTGTTCTTTGTTTCATATTGACCTCTATCGGATAAATGATATTGAAGAATTAGAAGATATTGGTTTTAGGGAAATTATAAAAGGTGAAGGGATAGTGGCAATTGAATGGCCGGAAAGAATTCCGAATGATTATCTTAAATGGGACATGGTAATTGTGATTGACGTGATAGACGAAGAAACAAGAAAAATTAATGTCACTATTCATAAGCCTTAG
- a CDS encoding aspartate kinase, producing MGLIVQKYGGTSVANKDRIENVAKRVIKDYDAGNDIVVVVSAMAGVTDGLINLAKTFSENPDKRELDVLLATGEQTTSSLLAMMLVSMGYKAVSLLGHQVEIITDNASGSARILTINTEKIKKYLQDKYIIVVPGFQGHDQEGNITTLGRGGSDTSAVAVASALNADVCEIYTDVDGVYTTDPNVCNKARKLKKISYEEMLEMASLGAKVLQIRSVEFGKKYNMPIHVRSSFNNEEGTMVVNEDSDMERVVVSGVTYNKNEARITLKKVPDQPGIASKIFSPIAEKGIVVDIILQNTRADGRADLTFTVSKTDYKEALALSKKIGGELGASEVLGDPNISKVSVIGVGMKSHAGVAAKTFATLAATNINIIMISTSEIRISCIIEEKYTELAVRELHSAFGLDIDNS from the coding sequence ATGGGGTTAATTGTACAAAAATACGGCGGGACTTCTGTTGCTAATAAGGATAGAATTGAGAATGTTGCAAAAAGAGTAATAAAAGATTATGATGCTGGTAACGATATAGTTGTCGTAGTTTCGGCAATGGCTGGAGTTACAGACGGCCTGATTAATCTTGCAAAAACATTTTCCGAAAATCCTGATAAAAGAGAGCTCGATGTTTTACTCGCAACCGGAGAGCAAACAACTTCATCATTGTTGGCAATGATGCTCGTTTCTATGGGATATAAAGCAGTATCTCTTCTTGGACATCAAGTAGAAATTATTACTGATAATGCATCAGGAAGCGCAAGAATTTTAACTATAAATACTGAAAAAATAAAAAAATATTTACAAGATAAATATATTATTGTTGTTCCAGGTTTTCAGGGACATGACCAAGAAGGAAATATAACAACTTTGGGAAGAGGTGGCTCTGATACCTCTGCAGTAGCAGTTGCATCAGCCTTAAACGCAGATGTATGTGAAATTTATACAGATGTAGATGGAGTATATACTACTGACCCTAATGTTTGCAATAAAGCCAGAAAGCTGAAAAAGATTTCTTATGAAGAAATGCTTGAAATGGCAAGCCTTGGCGCAAAAGTCTTACAAATAAGGTCAGTTGAGTTTGGAAAAAAATATAATATGCCAATACACGTTAGATCGTCTTTTAATAACGAGGAGGGAACAATGGTTGTAAATGAAGATTCTGATATGGAAAGAGTTGTAGTTTCAGGTGTAACATACAATAAAAATGAAGCTCGTATAACCCTGAAAAAAGTTCCGGATCAGCCTGGAATAGCTTCAAAAATTTTTAGCCCAATTGCGGAAAAAGGAATTGTTGTAGATATTATTCTTCAAAATACAAGGGCTGACGGAAGAGCTGATCTTACTTTTACAGTTTCAAAAACAGATTACAAGGAAGCTTTAGCTCTATCTAAAAAAATAGGCGGAGAGCTTGGAGCAAGCGAAGTTCTTGGAGATCCTAATATTTCTAAAGTATCAGTTATAGGTGTTGGAATGAAAAGTCATGCAGGAGTTGCCGCTAAAACTTTTGCTACCCTTGCCGCTACTAACATTAATATAATAATGATAAGTACATCTGAAATAAGAATATCCTGCATTATTGAAGAAAAATATACCGAACTGGCGGTTAGAGAGCTTCATTCAGCTTTTGGGCTTGATATTGATAACAGCTAA
- a CDS encoding Uma2 family endonuclease yields MEQVIIEKDNSEELLFYGDIGDIEENEDKEKNIDPVKSEAGKYVTEEEYWEKYYEYSDINYEWNNGILEEKPVSDLENIKNYRWLLSLLECYLAFNPIAEMVMLEFGFRMSIKGKVTIRKPDIGIILNTNAVSIENYDRSYGGIFDICIECLSDSTKKEAERDTIEKKYEYSNAGVQEYYIVDKENGETEFYCLSKRGRYKKIKSETGGIIKSSVLPGFQFRIKDLYSQPSLVEMANDEVYKHFVYTEYQKEKAEKEIIYTEYQREKSEKEIIYTEYQREKAEKEKERDRAEMEKRRADQLEAKLRELGISITL; encoded by the coding sequence ATGGAACAAGTAATAATAGAGAAAGATAATTCAGAAGAATTATTATTTTATGGAGATATTGGCGATATAGAAGAAAATGAAGATAAAGAAAAAAATATTGATCCAGTAAAATCAGAAGCCGGAAAATACGTAACAGAAGAAGAATATTGGGAGAAGTATTATGAATATTCAGATATAAATTATGAGTGGAACAACGGAATATTGGAGGAAAAGCCAGTGAGTGATCTTGAGAATATAAAAAATTACAGATGGCTGTTAAGTTTATTGGAATGTTATCTTGCTTTTAATCCGATAGCTGAAATGGTAATGTTAGAATTTGGATTCAGGATGTCAATTAAAGGAAAAGTAACTATAAGAAAGCCGGATATAGGAATTATTCTTAATACAAATGCTGTCTCCATTGAAAATTATGATAGAAGTTATGGAGGAATATTTGATATATGTATAGAATGTTTGTCAGATTCAACAAAAAAAGAAGCAGAACGGGATACAATCGAAAAAAAATATGAATACAGTAATGCAGGAGTCCAAGAATATTATATAGTAGATAAAGAAAACGGAGAAACCGAATTTTATTGTTTATCAAAAAGAGGCAGATACAAAAAAATAAAGTCAGAGACCGGTGGAATAATAAAATCGTCAGTATTGCCCGGATTTCAATTTAGAATAAAGGATCTGTATAGCCAGCCGTCATTAGTAGAAATGGCAAATGATGAAGTGTATAAACATTTTGTATATACAGAGTATCAAAAAGAAAAAGCTGAGAAAGAAATTATATATACAGAATATCAAAGAGAAAAATCTGAGAAAGAAATTATATATACAGAGTATCAAAGAGAAAAGGCTGAGAAAGAAAAAGAAAGAGATAGAGCGGAGATGGAAAAAAGAAGAGCTGATCAACTTGAAGCTAAGCTGAGAGAATTAGGAATAAGCATTACCTTATAA
- a CDS encoding sulfotransferase: MKVIFMVMPNFLVIGAAKSGTSSFYNYLKAHPQIYMSPIKEPRFFDLEGEKINFKGPKDIELMNKLRYNVNNIDDYMSLFNGVSSEKAIGEASPTYLYSPKSPAKIRNYIPSVKLIAILRNPIDRAYSNYMMMVRDKRETLSNFKEALSAEEERIKNNWGPLWHYKNMGFYSIQLKRYLSVFDRSQIKIFLYEDFSSNPLNIMKETFQFLGVDDNFSPDVSKKFNVSSNKNSNILVKFLYDKKFLRQIIKQILPLKLKQNLLTSLNQFSKKNISKHLRKDLVLLYKNDIMELEKIIKRDLGKWMDI, translated from the coding sequence ATGAAAGTGATTTTTATGGTAATGCCTAATTTTTTGGTGATTGGAGCGGCTAAATCTGGAACAAGTTCATTCTATAATTATCTGAAAGCTCATCCGCAAATTTACATGAGTCCTATCAAAGAACCAAGATTTTTTGACTTAGAAGGTGAAAAAATTAATTTCAAAGGTCCGAAAGACATAGAGCTTATGAATAAACTCAGGTACAATGTAAATAATATTGACGATTATATGTCTTTATTTAATGGTGTATCAAGCGAAAAAGCCATTGGTGAAGCATCTCCTACTTACCTTTATAGTCCAAAATCTCCGGCTAAAATTCGTAATTATATACCTTCTGTAAAACTCATAGCTATTTTAAGAAACCCTATTGATAGAGCTTATTCAAATTATATGATGATGGTAAGAGATAAACGGGAAACATTATCTAATTTTAAAGAAGCTTTATCAGCAGAAGAAGAAAGAATAAAAAATAATTGGGGACCATTATGGCATTATAAAAATATGGGTTTTTATTCAATTCAATTAAAAAGATACTTATCTGTGTTTGATAGAAGTCAGATTAAAATATTTCTTTATGAAGATTTTTCTTCAAACCCTTTAAATATAATGAAGGAAACATTTCAGTTTTTAGGAGTTGACGATAATTTTTCTCCAGATGTTTCAAAAAAATTTAATGTTTCGTCAAATAAAAATTCTAATATTTTAGTTAAATTTTTATATGATAAAAAATTTTTACGGCAGATAATTAAGCAAATTTTGCCTTTGAAACTTAAGCAAAATTTATTAACTTCTTTGAACCAGTTTTCTAAAAAAAATATTAGCAAACATCTTAGAAAAGATTTAGTCCTGCTTTATAAAAATGATATTATGGAGCTTGAAAAAATTATTAAAAGAGATCTTGGTAAATGGATGGATATTTAA